One Gloeothece verrucosa PCC 7822 DNA window includes the following coding sequences:
- a CDS encoding ABC transporter ATP-binding protein, which produces MYLQIINLHKHFATKQGNLVVLKDINMTIKQGEFICAVGASGSGKSTLLRQIAGLDRPTVGEVKIDGKRVTGPGPDRGMVFQHYTLYPWMNVQENTEFGLKLQGFSPRERRELASYFLNMVGLSNFAKSLPNQLSGGMKQRVAIARALASNPKVLLMDEPFGALDVHTKESMHEFMLTLWERTNITVFMITHDVEEAVFLSNRIYALGARPGTVRKEIKINLPERSHTVKRHSSFHSYRDELMDLMRTHGQEAMAAA; this is translated from the coding sequence ATGTATCTACAAATCATCAATCTACATAAACATTTTGCCACCAAACAAGGAAATTTAGTGGTTCTCAAAGATATTAATATGACCATTAAGCAAGGAGAATTTATTTGTGCTGTGGGTGCTAGTGGTTCAGGAAAATCTACTCTCTTGCGCCAAATAGCCGGACTCGATAGGCCTACGGTGGGAGAAGTGAAAATTGATGGAAAACGAGTTACAGGACCAGGTCCAGATAGAGGAATGGTTTTTCAGCACTATACGCTTTATCCTTGGATGAATGTTCAAGAAAATACAGAATTTGGCCTAAAGTTACAAGGTTTTTCTCCTCGAGAACGACGAGAATTAGCTAGTTATTTTCTTAATATGGTAGGATTATCCAATTTTGCTAAATCCTTACCGAATCAGTTGTCAGGCGGCATGAAGCAGCGTGTAGCTATTGCTCGTGCTTTGGCTTCTAATCCCAAAGTGTTATTGATGGATGAACCGTTTGGCGCTTTGGATGTTCATACTAAGGAGTCTATGCACGAGTTTATGCTGACTCTTTGGGAGCGCACCAATATTACTGTTTTTATGATTACTCATGATGTGGAAGAGGCGGTGTTTCTTTCTAATCGAATTTATGCGCTTGGCGCTCGCCCGGGTACGGTGAGAAAGGAGATTAAGATTAATTTACCCGAGCGTAGTCATACTGTTAAGCGGCATTCGAGTTTTCATAGTTATCGCGATGAGTTGATGGATTTGATGCGGACTCATGGCCAGGAGGCAATGGCGGCGGCTTAA
- a CDS encoding KGGVGR-motif variant AAA ATPase, whose amino-acid sequence MKTITFYSYKGGVGRSLTAANFSVYLAKLGLKTVLIDFDLEAPGIDAKFNLPEPPHFQKGVLDYILHYQQYNEELGNIKDLCISVPLEASETGKPASLWIIPAGQYLTEEYYKKLSQLDWGIIFSQREGVAFFQQFLAHIKEELQADFVIIDSRTGITESSGLCTQQLADEVIMLSSLSSESIRVTKHIKNLIEQSQIAKALGKSIEVKLVVSRVPKPDDLMGFKQDCCELFDIEDNKLFFLFSCPALEQKEFLAITESDSHEELVSNYVKLFYAIQIELAETNILKQIEIFTQKILFLPEEEAEKQILELAAIYPHPEIYRTAMRFFKLTKNSTQMKIFCWKLLELLPDDEEVQIILGKEYLRQLKIKIEHQAERFIKNAIRAIEPLYQKNKLNVEEKIIYGETLVINKEYQKSLEILLPLCNDEEIPMNFQFNACNIAADAAIILNDYPLAIQLQERVKAIEKELDDIPF is encoded by the coding sequence ATGAAAACCATTACATTTTATTCTTATAAAGGAGGTGTAGGAAGGTCCCTTACGGCGGCTAATTTTTCAGTTTATCTAGCTAAGTTGGGATTAAAAACAGTTCTGATTGATTTTGATTTAGAAGCACCTGGTATAGACGCGAAGTTTAATTTACCTGAACCGCCGCACTTTCAAAAAGGTGTTTTAGATTATATCCTGCATTATCAGCAGTACAACGAAGAGTTAGGAAATATTAAAGACCTTTGTATTTCTGTTCCTCTAGAAGCTTCTGAAACCGGAAAACCGGCTTCTTTGTGGATAATTCCCGCCGGTCAATATTTGACTGAAGAATATTATAAAAAATTAAGCCAGTTAGATTGGGGAATTATTTTTTCTCAACGAGAAGGAGTGGCATTTTTTCAACAGTTTTTAGCGCATATTAAGGAAGAATTACAAGCGGATTTTGTGATTATTGACTCTCGAACAGGGATAACCGAGAGTTCAGGGTTATGTACTCAACAACTTGCGGATGAAGTGATTATGCTTTCTTCTTTGAGTTCGGAGAGTATTCGGGTTACAAAGCATATTAAAAACTTAATTGAACAAAGTCAAATTGCTAAAGCGTTGGGGAAGTCTATTGAGGTTAAATTAGTTGTCTCTCGGGTTCCTAAACCTGATGATTTGATGGGGTTTAAGCAAGACTGTTGTGAGTTGTTTGATATTGAGGATAACAAACTGTTTTTCTTGTTTTCTTGTCCTGCTTTAGAGCAAAAAGAGTTTCTTGCTATAACTGAGTCTGACAGTCATGAAGAATTAGTCAGTAATTACGTAAAATTATTTTATGCTATTCAAATAGAGTTAGCTGAAACCAATATTTTAAAACAAATAGAAATTTTTACTCAAAAAATTCTTTTCCTGCCAGAAGAAGAAGCAGAAAAGCAGATTTTAGAATTAGCGGCTATCTATCCTCATCCCGAAATTTATAGAACGGCAATGCGCTTTTTTAAACTAACTAAAAATTCAACGCAAATGAAAATTTTTTGCTGGAAGTTATTGGAATTATTACCCGACGATGAGGAAGTTCAAATAATTTTAGGAAAAGAATATCTTAGACAATTAAAAATTAAAATTGAGCATCAAGCAGAACGATTTATAAAAAATGCCATTCGAGCAATAGAACCACTCTATCAAAAAAATAAATTAAATGTTGAAGAAAAAATAATTTATGGAGAAACTTTAGTAATAAATAAAGAATATCAAAAAAGCCTTGAAATTCTTTTACCTTTATGTAACGATGAAGAAATTCCCATGAATTTTCAATTTAACGCTTGTAATATAGCGGCTGATGCTGCCATTATATTAAATGATTATCCATTAGCAATTCAGCTACAAGAAAGAGTTAAAGCAATAGAGAAAGAACTAGACGATATTCCCTTCTAA
- a CDS encoding helix-turn-helix domain-containing protein yields the protein MTQNNNNDVLAFLDDIIPDTPENRLIERQELFRIALTQGMRNLRKRVGMTQKELAQKLGVTQGWVSKLESANNDHTFASVLAYLDGLAADFEAAILLNDQKFQVIPAYLRKEQEEIEGAITSVLNPPENLSSTPASKPPEFPSISPEQKRQCEEVKEIIKKTHSLWGIAS from the coding sequence ATGACTCAAAATAACAACAATGATGTTTTAGCTTTTTTAGATGATATTATTCCCGACACTCCAGAAAACCGTCTAATTGAACGACAAGAACTATTTAGGATCGCGTTAACCCAAGGGATGCGGAATCTTCGCAAACGGGTAGGAATGACACAAAAAGAATTAGCGCAGAAGTTGGGAGTTACTCAGGGATGGGTATCTAAACTAGAAAGTGCTAATAATGACCATACTTTTGCATCAGTTTTAGCTTATTTAGATGGGTTAGCAGCCGATTTTGAAGCCGCTATTTTACTCAATGACCAAAAATTTCAAGTCATCCCTGCTTATTTAAGAAAAGAACAAGAAGAAATTGAAGGAGCAATTACATCAGTTTTAAACCCTCCTGAAAATTTATCTTCTACACCAGCATCAAAACCCCCTGAATTCCCATCGATTTCACCCGAACAAAAAAGGCAATGTGAAGAAGTAAAAGAGATTATTAAAAAGACTCACAGTTTATGGGGGATTGCTTCATGA
- a CDS encoding type II toxin-antitoxin system RelE/ParE family toxin, whose translation MDEEWQIEFYREFDTNEPVKKFLKEANLTEGELKQLQLRLKLLKTWGLQLLRERSDILSKIKEQNNLYELRLDNTPNNPRIFLCAFTGKRLILLHGFKKKKQKTPTKEIAIAVKRLNSVIEREESENDSK comes from the coding sequence GTGGATGAAGAATGGCAAATTGAGTTTTACCGCGAATTTGATACAAATGAACCAGTCAAAAAGTTTCTCAAAGAAGCTAATTTAACTGAAGGGGAACTGAAGCAGTTGCAACTACGCCTGAAATTACTGAAAACTTGGGGATTACAGTTATTAAGAGAACGATCAGATATTCTCAGTAAAATCAAAGAACAAAATAACCTCTATGAATTACGCTTAGACAACACCCCTAATAACCCTCGAATTTTCCTTTGTGCTTTCACAGGTAAACGTTTAATATTGCTACATGGTTTTAAGAAGAAAAAGCAAAAAACCCCTACCAAAGAAATAGCCATCGCTGTTAAACGGTTAAATAGTGTAATAGAAAGGGAGGAAAGCGAAAATGACTCAAAATAA
- a CDS encoding glucose-1-phosphate adenylyltransferase has translation MKKVLSIILGGGAGTRLYPLTKLRAKPAVPLAGKYRLIDIPVSNCINSEITKIYVLTQFNSASLNRHLSRTYNFNGFNDEFVEVLAAQQTPENPGWFQGTADAVRQYLWLMEEWDIDEYLILSGDHLYRMDYRQFIQRHRETNADITLSVVPIDEKRASSFGLMKIDDNGRVIDFSEKPKGDALKQMQVDTTILGLSPDQARKSPYIASMGIYVFKKDVLGKLLRANLEQTDFGKEIIPAASADHNVQAYLFKGYWEDIGTIEAFYESNLALTQQPYPAFSFYDEKAPIYTRARYLPPTKMVDCTITESMISEGCILKECRIHHSVLGIRARVEAGCTIEDSLLMGLDFYESSAQRKAASQAGKVPQGIGAGTTIRRAIIDKNAHIGKNVLIINKDRIEEADREDQGFLIRNGIVVVMKNATIPDGTVI, from the coding sequence GTGAAAAAAGTCTTATCTATCATACTTGGAGGCGGTGCTGGAACACGCCTTTATCCCTTAACCAAACTCAGAGCAAAACCCGCAGTTCCCTTAGCCGGTAAATATCGCTTAATTGATATTCCTGTAAGCAACTGCATTAACTCAGAGATTACCAAAATATACGTTCTGACCCAATTCAATTCTGCATCCCTCAACCGTCATTTGTCCCGAACCTATAATTTTAATGGTTTTAATGACGAATTCGTTGAGGTACTGGCAGCCCAACAAACACCGGAAAATCCGGGTTGGTTCCAAGGAACGGCTGATGCTGTGCGTCAGTATCTTTGGCTGATGGAAGAATGGGATATAGACGAATATCTGATTCTTTCGGGGGATCATCTTTACCGAATGGATTACCGTCAGTTTATACAACGTCATCGGGAAACCAACGCCGATATTACCCTATCAGTTGTTCCCATTGATGAGAAACGGGCATCGAGTTTTGGTTTGATGAAAATTGATGATAACGGTAGGGTGATTGACTTTTCTGAAAAGCCTAAAGGTGATGCCCTCAAACAAATGCAGGTGGATACTACTATTTTAGGCTTATCTCCAGACCAGGCTAGAAAAAGCCCTTATATTGCTTCAATGGGGATTTATGTCTTTAAGAAAGATGTTTTAGGTAAGTTGCTACGAGCTAACTTAGAACAAACAGATTTCGGTAAGGAAATTATCCCCGCCGCATCTGCGGATCATAATGTTCAGGCTTATCTATTTAAGGGTTACTGGGAAGATATTGGGACGATAGAGGCGTTTTATGAGTCGAATTTAGCTTTAACTCAGCAGCCTTACCCAGCTTTCAGCTTTTATGATGAAAAAGCCCCCATTTATACCCGTGCCCGTTATTTGCCTCCGACAAAAATGGTCGACTGTACCATTACAGAATCGATGATTAGTGAGGGCTGTATTCTCAAAGAATGCCGCATTCACCATTCTGTTCTCGGGATTCGCGCTCGGGTTGAAGCCGGTTGTACCATTGAAGATAGTTTGCTGATGGGGTTAGATTTTTACGAATCCTCGGCACAACGCAAAGCGGCTTCCCAAGCCGGTAAAGTTCCTCAAGGAATTGGCGCAGGTACAACAATTCGTCGAGCAATTATTGATAAAAACGCTCACATTGGCAAAAATGTGTTAATTATCAATAAAGACCGCATAGAAGAAGCTGACCGTGAAGATCAAGGTTTTTTAATCCGCAATGGTATTGTTGTGGTCATGAAAAACGCCACTATTCCTGACGGGACAGTTATCTAG
- a CDS encoding TrpB-like pyridoxal phosphate-dependent enzyme, whose translation MNTIKYTLSEDHLPKTWYNIQADLPTPLPPVLHPQTHQPITPADLEPLFPQALIEQEVSQQRYIDIPSPVYDIYRQWRPTPLYRARRLEKALDTPAKIYYKYEGVSPTGSHKPNTAIPQAYYNKIEGVKRLTTETGAGQWGCSLALAGMFFDLDVEVYMVKVSYHQKPYRRAMMESYGAKVIASPSETTAAGREILAQYPDSTGSLGIAIGEAIEIAAQDSKTKYALGSVLNHVLLHQTVIGLEAIEQLKMAEDEPDIIIGCTGGGSNFAGLVFPFLGASLRGESQKPIKFMAVEPAACPTLTRGKYAYDFGDTAHLTPLVKMHTLGNSFVPEGFHAGGLRYHGMAPLISHLVQLGLIECSAYPQLSCFAAGLTFASSEGILPAPEANHAVRKAIDEALLCKEEGISRTILFNLCGHGHFDMQAYIDYQAGKLQDSEYNPQEIAMALAGLPSFE comes from the coding sequence ATACACCTTATCCGAAGACCATCTCCCCAAAACTTGGTATAACATTCAAGCCGATCTTCCTACGCCTTTACCCCCAGTTCTACATCCTCAAACCCATCAACCCATCACACCGGCTGATTTAGAACCCTTATTTCCTCAAGCCCTCATTGAACAAGAGGTTAGTCAGCAAAGATATATAGATATTCCCTCACCGGTTTATGATATCTATCGTCAGTGGCGACCTACGCCGCTTTATCGCGCCAGACGTTTAGAAAAAGCCCTCGATACACCCGCTAAAATTTATTATAAATATGAAGGTGTTAGCCCCACCGGTAGCCATAAACCTAATACAGCGATTCCTCAAGCTTACTATAACAAAATCGAAGGGGTAAAACGCCTAACCACTGAAACCGGAGCCGGGCAATGGGGATGTTCTCTAGCTTTAGCGGGGATGTTTTTTGACCTGGATGTCGAAGTGTATATGGTCAAGGTGAGTTATCACCAAAAACCCTACCGCCGCGCGATGATGGAGTCTTATGGGGCGAAAGTGATAGCCAGTCCGAGTGAGACAACCGCAGCCGGACGCGAAATTTTAGCCCAATATCCTGATAGTACAGGGAGTTTAGGAATTGCTATCGGGGAAGCCATTGAAATAGCCGCCCAAGATTCTAAGACAAAATATGCTTTAGGAAGCGTATTAAATCACGTGTTGCTGCATCAAACCGTGATCGGGTTAGAAGCGATAGAACAGTTAAAGATGGCAGAAGATGAGCCGGATATTATTATTGGTTGTACTGGCGGAGGAAGCAATTTTGCCGGACTGGTTTTTCCGTTTCTTGGGGCTTCATTGCGAGGAGAAAGCCAAAAACCGATTAAATTTATGGCGGTAGAACCTGCGGCTTGTCCGACTTTAACGCGAGGAAAATATGCTTATGATTTTGGCGATACTGCCCATTTAACCCCGCTAGTTAAAATGCACACCCTAGGCAATTCTTTTGTTCCTGAAGGATTTCATGCGGGGGGGTTAAGATATCATGGGATGGCTCCTTTAATCAGCCATTTGGTTCAGTTAGGTTTGATTGAATGTAGCGCTTATCCTCAATTAAGCTGTTTTGCTGCCGGCTTGACGTTTGCTTCTTCGGAGGGAATTTTACCCGCCCCAGAAGCTAATCATGCCGTGAGAAAAGCCATTGATGAGGCATTGCTTTGTAAAGAAGAAGGCATTAGCCGCACGATTTTATTTAATTTGTGTGGTCATGGTCACTTCGATATGCAGGCCTATATTGATTATCAAGCCGGTAAACTTCAAGATAGTGAGTATAATCCTCAAGAAATCGCGATGGCTTTAGCGGGTTTACCGAGTTTTGAATAG